A section of the Subtercola frigoramans genome encodes:
- the ftsY gene encoding signal recognition particle-docking protein FtsY: MAERTPWSLSGALRGMFAKRTIDAETWDDLETALITADFGIDVTDQIVDDLRAKVARFSTTDPKDLQRMLRETLEERFSKLDSTLNLTERPAVVLVVGVNGVGKTTTIGKFAKFLANYNRSVVVGAADTFRAAAVEQVATWAERAGAQIVRPQQEGQDPASVAFQTVDFAKRNNIEIAIIDTAGRLQTKGGLMDELTKIRRVIEKQAPVSEVLLVLDATTGQNGLLQAEAFIEHAGVTGLVLTKLDGSAKAGFVLAVQERTGIPIKLIGQGEGINDLTGFTPHVFVQNLIG, from the coding sequence ATGGCTGAACGCACTCCCTGGTCGCTTTCCGGAGCCCTTCGCGGCATGTTCGCGAAGCGCACGATCGACGCCGAGACCTGGGACGACCTCGAAACCGCGCTCATCACAGCCGACTTCGGCATCGACGTCACCGACCAGATCGTCGACGATCTGCGGGCCAAGGTCGCACGTTTCAGCACCACAGACCCCAAAGACCTGCAGCGGATGCTCCGCGAAACCCTCGAGGAACGCTTCTCCAAGCTCGACTCGACCCTGAATCTCACCGAACGCCCGGCGGTCGTGCTCGTCGTCGGCGTGAACGGGGTCGGCAAGACAACGACCATCGGCAAATTCGCAAAGTTCCTAGCGAACTACAACCGCAGCGTGGTCGTCGGTGCAGCCGACACCTTCCGCGCCGCGGCGGTCGAGCAGGTCGCGACCTGGGCCGAGCGGGCGGGCGCGCAGATCGTGAGGCCGCAGCAGGAGGGGCAGGACCCTGCGTCGGTCGCCTTTCAGACGGTCGATTTCGCGAAGCGCAACAACATCGAGATCGCCATCATCGACACTGCTGGCCGCCTGCAGACCAAGGGTGGCCTGATGGATGAGCTCACCAAGATCCGCCGGGTCATCGAGAAGCAGGCGCCGGTGTCTGAAGTGCTGCTCGTGCTCGATGCGACGACCGGCCAGAACGGCCTGCTGCAGGCCGAGGCATTCATCGAGCACGCCGGAGTGACCGGTCTCGTGCTGACCAAGCTTGACGGCTCGGCCAAGGCCGGCTTCGTGCTCGCGGTGCAGGAGCGCACGGGCATCCCGATCAAGCTCATCGGCCAGGGCGAAGGCATCAATGACCTCACCGGCTTCACGCCGCACGTCTTCGTACAGAACCTGATCGGCTGA